The following proteins are encoded in a genomic region of Sneathiella marina:
- the lpdA gene encoding dihydrolipoyl dehydrogenase: protein MSDEIFDLVIVGGGPGGYTAAIRAAQLGMKTACVEKRGALGGTCLNVGCIPSKALLQSSELFEEAQHSFESRGISTGTVKLDLKKMLGQKDTTVESLTQGIEFLFKKNKVTYIKGAGVLQGGGRVEVTGENSQILKAKNILIATGSEVTPLPNVEIDEKQIVSSTGALELPKVPKKMIVIGAGVIGLELGTVWRRLGAEVTVVEFLDRILPGTDTEVAKTTQRIMKKQGIKFMLGKKVTGAKKTKTAVTLSLEPAKGGDAESLKADVVLLAIGRRPYTEGLGLEDIGVDQDKQGRIVVDENFKSSVDGVYAIGDVIEGPMLAHKAEDEGVVCVEKLSGQMPHIDYNIIPGVIYTWPEVATVGQTEEQLKESNVEYNVGKVPFMANSRARANGFTDGFVKILADKKTDKVLGVHIIGPDAGTIIHECVLAMEFGASAEDIARTCHAHPTLNEAVKEAALAVAGRTLNS from the coding sequence ATGAGCGACGAAATTTTCGACCTGGTTATTGTCGGTGGCGGTCCCGGTGGATATACAGCTGCAATTCGGGCGGCTCAGCTGGGCATGAAAACAGCCTGTGTGGAAAAACGTGGCGCTTTGGGTGGAACATGTCTGAATGTCGGATGTATTCCGTCAAAGGCATTGCTGCAATCTTCAGAACTATTCGAGGAAGCGCAACATAGTTTTGAATCGCGTGGCATATCCACTGGTACCGTAAAGCTGGATTTGAAAAAAATGCTTGGGCAGAAGGATACAACTGTCGAAAGTTTGACCCAGGGAATCGAGTTTTTGTTCAAGAAAAACAAGGTTACCTACATCAAGGGTGCCGGAGTTCTTCAAGGTGGCGGCCGCGTCGAAGTCACTGGAGAAAACTCTCAAATCCTGAAAGCAAAAAACATCTTGATTGCGACCGGTTCGGAAGTGACTCCGCTGCCTAATGTGGAGATTGACGAAAAGCAAATTGTTTCCTCCACGGGAGCTCTCGAGCTACCCAAGGTCCCTAAAAAAATGATTGTTATTGGCGCAGGTGTCATAGGCTTGGAGCTTGGGACTGTGTGGCGTCGGTTAGGCGCAGAGGTGACTGTTGTCGAATTTCTTGACCGGATATTACCGGGCACGGATACGGAAGTTGCGAAAACAACTCAACGGATCATGAAGAAACAGGGCATTAAGTTTATGCTCGGAAAGAAAGTGACCGGCGCCAAAAAAACAAAAACGGCAGTTACACTCTCCTTGGAGCCTGCCAAAGGCGGCGACGCGGAAAGCTTAAAAGCGGATGTAGTGCTTTTGGCGATTGGACGCCGTCCCTACACCGAGGGACTTGGTCTGGAAGATATCGGTGTAGATCAGGATAAACAGGGCCGAATAGTTGTTGACGAGAATTTTAAGTCAAGTGTCGATGGAGTGTACGCTATTGGTGATGTAATTGAAGGTCCGATGCTGGCACATAAAGCCGAAGATGAAGGCGTTGTCTGTGTTGAAAAACTTTCCGGCCAGATGCCGCATATTGATTACAATATAATTCCGGGTGTCATTTACACGTGGCCAGAGGTTGCAACGGTTGGTCAAACGGAAGAGCAATTAAAAGAATCCAATGTTGAGTACAATGTCGGCAAGGTTCCCTTCATGGCAAATAGCCGCGCCCGCGCGAATGGATTTACGGACGGTTTCGTCAAAATCCTGGCCGATAAAAAAACCGATAAGGTTTTAGGAGTTCATATTATCGGGCCGGACGCGGGGACAATAATCCATGAATGTGTATTGGCTATGGAATTTGGAGCATCTGCAGAAGATATCGCCCGGACCTGTCACGCGCATCCAACTTTGAACGAGGCTGTAAAAGAAGCGGCACTGGCTGTAGCTGGCCGGACATTAAACAGTTGA